Proteins found in one Rhodobacter capsulatus SB 1003 genomic segment:
- a CDS encoding ABC transporter permease subunit codes for MTKILKSREFLVLILLVAMLLAVATQNKAVLYPFTLINIANSSLFLMLIAIGQMFVVQTRGIDVSVGAIAGLSAVIFGFALNAGMPLPLAMLCALATGAAAGAVNAVGVVFIGIPPIIMTLGTLGAYRGLMRVLTGGSWIESIPQNIKSFAVTRYFNVPLMVWAVAALVIIVAILLWKIRAARAFHAVGDNADGAYLLGIDVKATRFAAFTLSGLFAGAAAIVFVGQIGFVPMQTGNGQELKAIAAVVLGGVSLMGGTGSVWSAVIGALFLTAVDSMMIFLHVPGSWNNAVAGAVLLSVVVADYLIRRTVRNRQLAARAAEMARAEADAEAQRPTVNRREMAR; via the coding sequence ATGACCAAGATCCTGAAAAGTCGTGAATTTCTGGTGCTGATCCTGCTCGTCGCCATGCTTTTGGCGGTGGCGACGCAGAACAAGGCGGTGCTGTACCCCTTTACCCTGATCAACATCGCGAACTCCTCGCTGTTTCTGATGCTGATCGCCATCGGACAGATGTTCGTGGTGCAAACGCGCGGCATCGACGTTTCGGTGGGCGCGATCGCGGGGCTTTCCGCGGTGATCTTCGGCTTTGCGCTGAATGCGGGGATGCCGCTGCCGCTGGCGATGCTCTGCGCGCTGGCCACGGGGGCTGCGGCGGGGGCGGTCAATGCGGTCGGCGTCGTCTTCATCGGCATTCCGCCGATCATCATGACGCTGGGCACGCTGGGCGCCTATCGCGGGCTGATGCGGGTCCTGACCGGCGGCAGCTGGATCGAGTCGATCCCGCAAAACATCAAGAGCTTCGCCGTCACCCGCTATTTCAACGTGCCCTTGATGGTCTGGGCGGTGGCGGCGCTGGTGATCATCGTGGCGATCCTGCTTTGGAAGATCCGCGCCGCGCGGGCCTTTCATGCGGTGGGCGACAATGCCGATGGCGCCTATCTGCTGGGCATCGATGTCAAGGCGACGCGCTTTGCCGCCTTCACCCTTTCGGGGCTTTTTGCGGGGGCTGCCGCCATCGTCTTCGTCGGTCAGATCGGCTTCGTGCCGATGCAGACCGGCAACGGCCAGGAACTCAAGGCGATTGCCGCGGTGGTTCTGGGCGGCGTCAGCCTGATGGGCGGCACCGGCTCGGTCTGGTCGGCGGTGATCGGGGCGCTGTTCCTGACCGCGGTCGATTCGATGATGATCTTCCTGCATGTGCCGGGCAGCTGGAACAATGCGGTGGCGGGGGCGGTGCTGCTTTCGGTCGTCGTCGCCGATTATCTGATCCGCCGCACCGTGCGCAACCGCCAGCTGGCCGCGCGGGCCGCCGAAATGGCCCGTGCCGAAGCCGATGCCGAGGCGCAAAGACCCACCGTCAACCGCCGGGAGATGGCCCGATGA
- a CDS encoding ABC transporter permease: protein MNRSVLKSWEAMLAVALVLELVVLGLINPAFLNIENLLFSTSDFVHVIICAVGLTLVIMTGGMDISGVSIMGLCSIVLGLGFVAGVPIWAGVGLALMVGLGAGAFNGSVIARTDVNPLVITLAMLFFYAGVATGLPTLLDMMGFAVAGAGGFEAYQYEGITGLPKSFTWIGTGALGWVPVPLILTLVIAAAATFAMHRTRFGRFLKLIGVSAEVARFTGVPVTRTLVTVYALNGLACAVAGLVLTAYFTSARSDLGAEALLNIITAVVLGGSSIYGGQGSVLGTFLAGLVLGYLRQGLLALGVSSDVVPVIVGGLLIGSVALRIGTGALAARRANRAAYEAERAAVGGNG, encoded by the coding sequence ATGAACCGCTCTGTCCTCAAAAGCTGGGAAGCCATGCTGGCCGTCGCGCTGGTGCTGGAACTGGTGGTGCTCGGTCTGATCAACCCCGCCTTCCTGAACATCGAGAACCTGCTGTTTTCGACCTCTGACTTCGTGCATGTGATCATCTGCGCGGTCGGGCTGACGCTGGTGATCATGACGGGCGGGATGGATATTTCCGGCGTCTCGATCATGGGGCTGTGCTCGATCGTGCTTGGCCTTGGCTTCGTCGCCGGGGTGCCGATCTGGGCGGGGGTGGGGCTGGCGCTGATGGTCGGCCTTGGGGCAGGGGCGTTCAACGGCTCCGTCATCGCCAGGACCGACGTCAACCCGCTCGTCATCACTCTGGCCATGCTGTTCTTCTATGCCGGGGTGGCCACGGGTCTGCCGACGCTTCTGGACATGATGGGCTTTGCCGTCGCCGGGGCCGGGGGGTTCGAGGCCTATCAATACGAAGGCATCACCGGCCTGCCGAAAAGCTTCACCTGGATCGGCACCGGCGCGCTGGGCTGGGTTCCGGTGCCGCTGATCCTGACGCTGGTCATCGCCGCCGCCGCCACCTTTGCGATGCACCGCACCCGCTTTGGCCGCTTCCTGAAGCTGATCGGCGTCTCGGCCGAGGTGGCCCGCTTCACCGGCGTGCCGGTGACGCGCACGCTGGTCACGGTCTATGCGCTCAACGGGCTTGCCTGCGCCGTCGCCGGGCTGGTGCTGACCGCCTATTTCACCTCGGCGCGGTCCGATCTGGGGGCCGAGGCGCTCTTGAACATCATCACCGCCGTGGTTCTGGGCGGGTCGTCGATCTACGGCGGGCAGGGCTCGGTTCTGGGCACGTTCCTGGCCGGGCTGGTGCTGGGCTACCTGCGGCAGGGCCTGCTGGCGCTGGGGGTCAGCTCGGATGTCGTGCCGGTGATCGTGGGCGGTCTGTTGATCGGCTCGGTCGCG